The region GAACGTGGCGGATTTCGCCGCCGGGAAACCGCTGGAAAACGAAGTGAAACGCAACGAAAAACCATAGAAAGATGAAAAAGATCGTACTACTCAGACACGGACAGAGCCAGTGGAACCTCGAGAACCGCTTTACGGGATGGACCGACGTGGACCTGACCGAACAGGGCGTGAAAGAGGCGCTCCGGGCAGGCGACCTGATGCAGGAGGCGGGCCTCGTCTTCGACAGGGCTTTCACCTCCTATCTCAAGCGCGCCGTGAAGACCCTCGACAACGTGCTCGACCGGATGAACCTCGACTGGATTCCGGTCGAAAAGGACTGGAGGCTCAACGAAAAGCACTACGGAGCCCTGCAAGGACTGAACAAGGCCGAAACCGCAGCCGAATACGGCGATGAACAAGTGCTCCTGTGGCGCCGCAGCTACGACATTCCAGCTCCGGCCCTCGGCGGGGACGATCCGCGCAATCCCCGGTTCGACATCCGGTACCGGAACGTCCCGCCCGGAGAACTTCCCCTGACGGAATCGCTCAAGGAGACGATCAAACGGTGTCTTCCCTACTGGAAGGAGACGATCCTCCCCTCGCTGCGAACGGCCGACCAATTGCTGGTGGTCGCCCACGGCAACAGCCTGCGGGGCATTATCAAGCATCTGAAACAGATATCCGACCACGACATCGTGAGTCTGAATCTGCCTACGGCGGTCCCTTACGTCTTCGAATTCGACGACGACCTGCGACCGGTCAAGGACTATTTTCTGGGCGACCCGGAAGAGATACGCAAACTGATGGAAGCCGTGGCCAACCAGGCCAAGGGTAGCAAATAGCCCCTGCTGCCATAAGAAAAGGCGCTCCGATGGAGCGCCTTTTTCCGTTCCGGGCAACCGGTCTTTCTCCCCGCCGGGGACATTCCCTCAGGAGACAAGGCGGGTTATTATGGCAAATAACTACATCCCTCTCTCAGCCGGCTCCTGCCGAAACGACACCCGGACAGGGAAAAACGGTTTCCGGACACGGATCATACCTACCCGACCGAACAGCGGACAAGGCGGCTATCTGGCCAGCCAGGTCGCCTCGAACTGCTTCGTACTGTAAACTCCCGCACAGAACGGTACGGGGGTCTTATTGGCTTTGTCGTACTCGGCCAATTCGCAGGTAGAAGCATCGTAGGAGGCGAGTACATTGCCCTGAATGGGCACGATCAGACGATTCGTCCACGGATCGACAGCCATATAACCCATCAGCCCGTTGACATTTTCCGTCGTCTCCGAAATACTCGTTTTCGTCAGGGTGCCCGTCGTATAATCATAACGGCAGAAACTGTCCGTTGCATAATAATCATCGTCGTATCCCCCCGAGAAATAGAGAGCATCCTCTGTAAGACTGGCGCACATGGAAACATTGGGTGTATAGGTCATAACCGGGAAGTACACATCTATCTCCTTCTCGGACAGTATATTTCCGGAATGATCCATCTTGACGATTTTGGATTTGGAAGTGTAGGTATAAGTGGCGGTCCACCCCGAACCTGACACCTCGAAAGTACCGGAAACAGCCAGATACAGGTTCGCATCCCGGCCTTTGACCACATCCTTCACCTGGCGGCCTTCGAAAGTGATCCGTTTGACGACCCGATCCGTCGCCGGGTCAATAATCACGAGGCTCTCCCCGCACGAGGCATACACATAGCCACGGCTGACGAGCATGCGGGCCTTGGCCGCCCCCGATTTGGAGAATTCCCCGTAGGTTCCCTCAATATCGGAAGAAGCCATCTTTTTGGTTTTCAGATCGAACACCCGGATTCCCGAATGTGTTTCCATATCGGAGACGGCATACTGGATGTATATCTTATCGTTCACCACCGCGATATGCTGAGGATGATTGTCCAGCGCACCCAGATTGACCGTTTCGATAACGTCTTCGATTTTCAGCGTCTCCGCATTCAGAATCACGATCTGGCCGTCCCCGCCGTTATCGGTTCCTTTCTGGGAGACCAGATACATCCTGCCATCATAGATATACATATCTTCAAGATAGCTCCCCGCTTTGTGTCCCGGATTCGATTTCTCGTAAATATCCCCATCGGTCGCAAAGGTGGGGAACGCCGTGGAGTTCGGTGCGATGAAATACATCTCCCCGTTCTGGGAGGCATTGGCATTTCCCTCCATCAGGACATACACCCCCTCTTTCACGGGTTTTTCCGGCTCTTCCTCCGGCCATTCGGTCCCGTGCTTTTCACATCCTGCCACCGACACAAGAACGGCAGCCATCAAACAAAATCTGCTAAAAAAGTCCAGTTTCTTCATCGCGTATCGAAATTTGGTTTACGTCCTTATCAAACCGGATTTCACAATACACGACGAATCGTTCAGACAAATGCGGCGGCAGAAGCGGCCGATTCCATCCCATTCTCCGTAGGAATGTAAAATCCTCGATACCGGCAGGTCTTCTGACTCGTCTCGCTTCCAGGGCCTTCCCGGCAAAAACCAGTGGCTGTATTCCTGAAAGCACATCCCGGAGACGACCTCCGGGCGAGACTCACAGCAGCGGGAACTGTCGCCGACTTTCACGGCGTTCCCTTTTAATCCCCTTGTTACGGGAACCGATACGGAGTGCAAAAATGGAGTTTTTATTTCAATTTGCAAAAAACCGGGCCGTTTTTTTCGGATCAGAGCTTCTTTTCCACCAGCATCCGGATGAACCCGGCCGTCTCCTCCATGCCCAGCAGGGACGAGTCGATCGAGAAGTGGTAGGAAGCCGCATCGCCCCACTTCTTGTCCGTGTAAAAATCATAATAGGCGGCCCGGCTCTTGTCTGTCTTGGCAATCAGTTCGGCGGCCTGGCGCTCCGGCAGCCCGTTCCGCTGCATGACCGTGGCCACGCGCACCTCCGTCGGAGCGTGCACGAACACGCTGAAACAGAGCGGGTGGTCGCGCAGGATATAATCCGCACACCGGCCGACGATCACGCACGACTCGCGTTCGGCCACCCGGCGGATCGTCTCCGACTGGAAACGGAAGATGTTCTCGTTGGAGAGAATGCCGTCGTATCCGAAACCCATAGAAAGCGCATGCATGAAGGTCGTCGGGGCCCGTTCGTCCGCCCGGTCGAAAAATTCGCTGCAAAGTCCGCTCTCGCGGGCGGCCTCCTTCATCAGTTCCTTGTCGTAATAGGTGATCCCCAGCATTTCGGCCAGACGCCGGCCGATCACGCGGCCGCCGCTTCCGAACTGGCGACCCACGGTAATGACGAATTTCTGATCCATAACTTCTGTTTTAGAGGGTATTCTATAATTGCAGGGCCTCCTCCTCGCGGAACTTCTTCATCTGGCGGGTCAGCAAAACCGCGGCCAGAATCACGGCCATCGTATCGGCGATCGGCATGCTCACCCAAACCCCGAGGCTGCCCAGATGCGAGGGCAGGATCGCCAGCAGCGGAATCAGGAAAAGCATCTGACGGGTCAGCGACAGGAAAATGGCCTTCTGCGCCTTGCCGATCGACTGGAAGAAACTGGAGGTCACGATCTGGAACCCGACCAGCGGAAAGACGATCGTCACCACCTTCAACCCCTGTTCGGCCACGGCCAGCAGCTCCTCGTTGGTGGTGAAGAGCATCGAAATCTGCACGGGGAAGATATGGCTCAACAGAAATCCGGCCGTCGTCACACAGGTAGCCACCAGAATACCTTGCCGCAGGGTCCGCTTCACACGGTCGTACTTGCGGGCCCCGTAGTTGTACCCAACGATCGGCTGCATGCCCAGGTTCAGACCGGCCACGACCATCACGAACAGGAGCACCACGCGGTTGACGATGCCGTAGGCCCCGATATAGAGGTCGCCGCCGTTGTTCTTCAGCGCATTGTTGATGAAGATCACCACGATGCTGGCGCACACGTTGAGCAGGAACGGCGCCAGGCCGATCGACAGAATACCCCGAACGATCTTCGCTTTCAGCCGGAAAATGCTGCGCTGGAAATGGATGAAACTCTTCCGGCAGGAGAAATGGTGCAGTTCGATGCTCATGGCCACGGTCTGGGCGATCACGGTGGCCGTGGCCGATCCCTGGATACCCCACCCGAAGCCGAAGATCAGCAGGGGATTGAAGATGCAGTTGCAGACCACGGCGGTCAGCATGACGAACATCGCCTTGGTCGGATAGCCCGAAGCGCGGAGCATGTCGTTCAGTCCGAGGTAGATGTGCGTTACGACGTTTCCGGCCAGGATGATCCGCATGAAATCGCGGGCATAGGGGATGGTCACTTCGCTGGCCCCGAAAAAGTAGAGGATCGGGTCGAGGAACGTGAGGGTCACGGCCGTAAAGGAGAGACCGACGATCGTGTTGAGCAGCACCACGTTGCCCAGAATGGAATGGGCACTTTTCATATCGTTCTGTCCCAATTTGATGGACATCAGCGACGAGGCTCCGATACCCACCATCGAGCCGAAGGCCGAAGCGAGGTTCATCAAGGGCAGGGCGATGGCCAGCCCCGCGATTCCCAGCGGACCGACACCGTGACCGATGAAAATGCTGTCGATAATGTTATAGAGCGATGCGGAGGTCATCGCAATGATGGCGGGGATGGCGTAATGCAGCAACAGTTTCGAAATTTTCTCCGTACCCAATACTAACGGGCTGTTTTCATTCGGCATAGATCTTTTCTCTTATATTCTCGCCGCAAAGTTCGCAAAAATAGGCGGGAATCCGAAAAACGGCCTTCCATAATTTTTCCGGAATCGCTATTTTTGCCTTCCATACACCGGAGTGCCCGATCCCCTAACGACGGAAAGCCACATCCCCTCCGGAAAACAAAAAATGACATGACGGCATCCGAAACCTCC is a window of Gallalistipes aquisgranensis DNA encoding:
- a CDS encoding DUF5074 domain-containing protein, whose amino-acid sequence is MAAVLVSVAGCEKHGTEWPEEEPEKPVKEGVYVLMEGNANASQNGEMYFIAPNSTAFPTFATDGDIYEKSNPGHKAGSYLEDMYIYDGRMYLVSQKGTDNGGDGQIVILNAETLKIEDVIETVNLGALDNHPQHIAVVNDKIYIQYAVSDMETHSGIRVFDLKTKKMASSDIEGTYGEFSKSGAAKARMLVSRGYVYASCGESLVIIDPATDRVVKRITFEGRQVKDVVKGRDANLYLAVSGTFEVSGSGWTATYTYTSKSKIVKMDHSGNILSEKEIDVYFPVMTYTPNVSMCASLTEDALYFSGGYDDDYYATDSFCRYDYTTGTLTKTSISETTENVNGLMGYMAVDPWTNRLIVPIQGNVLASYDASTCELAEYDKANKTPVPFCAGVYSTKQFEATWLAR
- a CDS encoding MATE family efflux transporter, whose protein sequence is MPNENSPLVLGTEKISKLLLHYAIPAIIAMTSASLYNIIDSIFIGHGVGPLGIAGLAIALPLMNLASAFGSMVGIGASSLMSIKLGQNDMKSAHSILGNVVLLNTIVGLSFTAVTLTFLDPILYFFGASEVTIPYARDFMRIILAGNVVTHIYLGLNDMLRASGYPTKAMFVMLTAVVCNCIFNPLLIFGFGWGIQGSATATVIAQTVAMSIELHHFSCRKSFIHFQRSIFRLKAKIVRGILSIGLAPFLLNVCASIVVIFINNALKNNGGDLYIGAYGIVNRVVLLFVMVVAGLNLGMQPIVGYNYGARKYDRVKRTLRQGILVATCVTTAGFLLSHIFPVQISMLFTTNEELLAVAEQGLKVVTIVFPLVGFQIVTSSFFQSIGKAQKAIFLSLTRQMLFLIPLLAILPSHLGSLGVWVSMPIADTMAVILAAVLLTRQMKKFREEEALQL
- the gpmA gene encoding 2,3-diphosphoglycerate-dependent phosphoglycerate mutase; the protein is MKKIVLLRHGQSQWNLENRFTGWTDVDLTEQGVKEALRAGDLMQEAGLVFDRAFTSYLKRAVKTLDNVLDRMNLDWIPVEKDWRLNEKHYGALQGLNKAETAAEYGDEQVLLWRRSYDIPAPALGGDDPRNPRFDIRYRNVPPGELPLTESLKETIKRCLPYWKETILPSLRTADQLLVVAHGNSLRGIIKHLKQISDHDIVSLNLPTAVPYVFEFDDDLRPVKDYFLGDPEEIRKLMEAVANQAKGSK
- a CDS encoding cytidylate kinase-like family protein codes for the protein MDQKFVITVGRQFGSGGRVIGRRLAEMLGITYYDKELMKEAARESGLCSEFFDRADERAPTTFMHALSMGFGYDGILSNENIFRFQSETIRRVAERESCVIVGRCADYILRDHPLCFSVFVHAPTEVRVATVMQRNGLPERQAAELIAKTDKSRAAYYDFYTDKKWGDAASYHFSIDSSLLGMEETAGFIRMLVEKKL